The Vigna unguiculata cultivar IT97K-499-35 unplaced genomic scaffold, ASM411807v1 contig_122, whole genome shotgun sequence genome has a window encoding:
- the LOC114171166 gene encoding uncharacterized protein LOC114171166 has protein sequence MVNDAFGNFVNTQNVDNHENMRPESSHTMPDEIAQYMKFMHEGQQSLYEGCDKYSKLSFLLKLYHIKCLCRMTNKAMSMILELLADAFDYAKIPSSFYEAKKIINKLGLHYTKIDACPNDYMLYYREDKDREFCTKCNESRWKKTNKSNSIVGVTKRQKKVPAKVLRYFPLKPRLQRMFMSSKIAEHMQWHASRSTHEGILRHPSDSEAWKNFDLMNPQFASDPRNFRLGLATDGFNPFGDLSTCHSTWPIVLIPYNLPPWMCMKQSSFILSMIIPGKRAPRNDIDVYLRPLIEELEELWNTGVETFDSHKKEVFHMHAAILWTISDFPSLGTLSGWNTHTRLACPRCNFDTTPKKIQGKFCFMNHRRWLNAGHKFRLCRNRFDGSVETRNPHLRISGINVLQQVQNLNIVFGKEPEVEERGKIQWKGHHPIDGPLQWRKRSIFFELPYWVNNLLHLHLDVMHIEKNVCDNVVYTLLNKGKKSKDNLKARNDLKDWGVRPDLWPDANNRYLPAIYTLTKENKHIFLKTLKNITVPDGYSSNISRCVDVKQFKLGGLKVIILMF, from the coding sequence ATGGTTAATGATGCATTCGGGAATTTTGTAAACACTCAAAATGTGGACAATCATGAGAATATGCGACCTGAATCAAGCCACACGATGCCTGATGAAATTGCTCAGTATATGAAGTTTATGCATGAGGGACAACAGAGTTTGTATGAAGGATGTGACAAATAttctaaactttctttcttgCTCAAATTGTACCATATCAAATGTCTATGCAGAATGACTAACAAGGCAATGTCAATGATACTGGAGTTGTTAGCAGATGCTTTTGATTATGCTAAAATCCCATCTTCATTCTATGAAGCtaagaaaatcattaataaGCTTGGCCTTCATTACACCAAAATTGATGCTTGCCCAAATGATTACATGTTATACTATAGAGAAGATAAAGATAGGGAATTTTGTACGAAATGTAATGAATCTAGAtggaagaaaacaaataagagcAATAGTATTGTTGGTGTTACTAAAAGACAAAAGAAAGTTCCAGCTAAAGTTTTAAGGTATTTTCCATTGAAGCCACGCTTACAACGAATGTTTATGTCTTCTAAAATAGCTGAGCATATGCAATGGCATGCATCAAGAAGTACACATGAAGGCATATTAAGGCATCCAAGTGATTCTGAAGCATGGAAGAACTTTGATCTAATGAATCCTCAATTTGCTTCAGACCCTCGAAATTTCAGACTTGGTTTGGCTACTGATGGGTTCAATCCATTTGGTGATTTGAGTACATGTCATAGTACTTGGCCTATTGTACTTATACCTTACAATCTTCCTCCTTGGATGTGTATGAAGCAAAGTTCATTCATTCTTTCCATGATCATTCCTGGTAAAAGAGCACCAAGAAATGATATTGATGTATATTTAAGGCCATTAATAGAAGAATTAGAAGAGCTATGGAACACTGGTGTTGAAACTTTTGATTCACATAAGAAAGAAGTGTTTCATATGCATGCAGCTATATTATGGACTATTAGTGATTTTCCTAGTCTTGGAACCTTATCTGGGTGGAACACACACACTAGGTTGGCTTGCCCTAGGTGTAATTTTGACACAACTCCTAAGAAGATTCAaggtaaattttgtttcatgaaTCATCGACGTTGGTTAAATGCAGGGCACAAATTTAGATTATGCCGCAATCGTTTTGATGGAAGTGTGGAAACTAGAAATCCTCATTTGAGAATATCAGGAATAAATGTCTTACAACAAGTTCAGAATCTTAATATTGTATTTGGGAAAGAACCAGAAGTTGAGGAACGGGGGAAAATACAATGGAAAGGTCACCACCCTATTGATGGCCCTCTACAATGGAGAAAAAGAAgtatattttttgaacttcctTATTGGGTGAACAATTTATTGCACCTCCATCTAGATGTTATgcacattgaaaaaaatgtatgtgataaTGTGGTCTATACATTATTGAACAAAGGTAAAAAGTCAAAGGACAACCTAAAGGCACGAAATGACTTAAAAGATTGGGGTGTTAGACCTGACCTTTGGCCTGATGCAAATAACAGATATCTTCCGGCTATATATACattgacaaaagaaaataaacatatatttctgAAAACATTGAAGAACATCACTGTTCCAGATGGCTACTCAAGTAACATTAGTAGATGTGTTGATGTCAAACAATTTAAGCTTGGAGGATTGAAAGTCATAATTCTCATGTTTTGA